In the genome of Candidatus Pristimantibacillus lignocellulolyticus, the window TAAAGATACGCCAACGATTACACCTCAAGATGGTGTTCATATGATCCAAATTTTGAGTGCGATCTATGAGTCGGCGGAGAAGCAGGCTGAGGTCCGCTTGTAGAGGAAGTTCAAAAAGCGGACTTTGATAACGATGATTGTCTTCGATGGTTATTCGACATCGAATATGAAGCGAACTTGGGAAGTCCGGTACGCATGTACCAATACCGTACATTTACGTTTCCTCCTTCCGCAAGTAGCGCTCCATCTTCTCGGTTCTGAAAGCCCGCTTTTTGAACCTTTATTTTGTAGAGGAAGTTCAAAAAGTAGACTTTGATAACGATGAATGGCATATTCGATGGTTATTCGACATCGAAGATGAAGCGAACTTGGGAAGTCCGGTACGCATGTACCAATACCGTACATTTACGTTTCCTCCTTCCGCAAGTAGCGCTCCATCTTCTCGGTTCTGAAAGCCCACTTTTTGAACCTTTATTGAAAAAGGAAGTTCAATAAGCAGACTTTACTTCACTATCTTAGCAAAAAGACCGTTACATTCTACTTTAGTAGAATGTAACGTTTTTTTGTTTCTTTGCTCGGTGAGAACAAAAAGAGAGAAGAAAAGAAAAAGAATGTTCATATAGTTGAGAGCGCTTTCCTATTACACTTAACTTGTAAGCGTTTTATAAATAAAATTCAATTGAGGGGGATTTATATGAGTAAATCAGCAATTGGTAAAGGAATGCTGGTATTGATGCTTCTTTTAGTATCTGTATTTACAGCTGCATGTGGTAATAACGCAAAGAATGGAAATACGAGTAATAACAATGGGAAAACAGTAAATCAACAGGAAGAAACTCCAGCTAACACATCCAAAGAGAAAGTAACTTTGAAAATGGCAATGTGGGACTCCAATAACGATTTTATTGATTTTCTAACGGATAAAGTTACGGAATTCAACCAAGTAAACCCAAATGTAACTGTAGAGCTAGAATCATTTAAAGGTGATGGTGACTACCTACAAGCAATGAAAGTACGTGCTTCGGCAGATTCTCTACCGGATATCTATGAGTTAAAACCAAACTGGTTGAATGATTTCAAAGAAAATCTAACTCCAATTAATGATTTAGCTGTTACAAAACAGAATCAATATGCGGCTACTTATGCTATTGATGGCAACATCTATGCATTACCTTCAGTTTCATTCCCTGAATTAGTATATTACAACAAAAGTATTTTTGAAGAGTTAAACTTAGAAGTTCCAACGACTTGGCCACAATTTATTGAAGTTCTTCAAGCAATTAAAGCTAATGATAAATACATCCCTTACGCAATGGGAGGGAAAGATGCATGGCCGAACTATCCATTTAATGAATTCCTACCGCATAGTATTTCAGGAGATGAAAACTATTTGAGCAGCACGGCAACTGAAGATGAGCCATTTGGAGAAGGTACAGTATTCTATCAAGGTTATTCTCAAATCGCAGATCTATATAATGCTGATGTTATGGGTCCAGACCCACTTGGCACAAGTTGGGATCAAGCAACAGATTTGTTCGTTTCTAAGCAAGCAGCAGTTATTGCCTCAGGATTATGGTTTATGCCAACGTATTCTTCTAAAGTTGGAAATACAGATGATCTAGGTGCATTTCCAATGCCATACCGTATGACAGAATCTGAAACGTTGAAACTAATGACATTCACAGATCAATTCTACGGTATTAATTCAAATACGAAACATCCAGAAGAAGCAAAAGCATTTATGGAATGGTTCTATTCCCCAGAGGTATATCAGACGTATATTGATACAGCACAATTAAACTCTGCTTTCGAAGGAGTAGAAGCCAACGTGCCGTGGTTACAACAATTCTATGAAAGTAATCCGATTGAACCATTTGTCTATATTCCTGGTGATGCAGAATATACGCGTATCTCTAATGCTATTCAATTAGATGTGAAAGCACTTGGTCAAGATATGATGGCAGGCAAAAAAGTTTCTGATATTGCAACGGAATTGAATGGAAAATGGAAAAAAGCTAAAAACGGTTAGCACAGTAGACAAAGGATGCGGGGAGAGCGGTAACGTTCTCCTTGGATCTAATTGGAGGAAAGTAGAATGAGCTACACAATACAGAAGAAAATCGTAATCTTTACGTTCTTACTTATTCCTATATCATTGCTTTTATTATTTTTAATCTACCCAACGATTCGATTGTTCCAATTCAGCTTAACGGATTGGAATGGTATGAGTAAAAGTTTTAATTATGTAGGATTTGATAATTTCGTTCAAGCGTTTCAAACTCCTGAAGTATGGAAAGCACTGTCAAATAACTTATTATACTTTATTGTTCATGTTATTTTCATTCCGCTAGAGATCATGATCGCAGTGTACTTGAATCAGAAGCTTCGAGCAAGCAACTTTTTCCGCACGATCGTGTTTATGCCATATATTATTAACGGAGTAGCGGTAGCTTATATTTTTACATACTTATATAATCCGCTAAATGGTCCACTTAATGAACTACTATCCGTTGTTGGCTTGGAATCATTAACTCAAAAATGGTTAAGTGATACCGATGTTGTTAACTACTCATTGATCGCAGTTTCCCTTTGGCGATTTAGTGGTTTTCACGTCATATTATTTCTTGCTGGATTGCAATCCATTCCTAATGATCTATATGAAGCAGCTACTGTAGATGGTGCGGGTGCTCTACATAAATTCCGACATATTTCAGTGCCAGGAATCATTCTTGTTATTGACCTTGTATTATTCCTCAATATTAGAGGAGCACTGCAAGTATTTGATATTCCTTTCTTGATGACGCAAGGTGGACCAGGTACTGCAAGTACAACATTTACGGTCTACACTTTGGAGACTGCATTTAAGTTTAACAATTATGGACTAGCTTCAGCTCTAGCAATTATATTAATGGTCATCATTATTGCGATGAGTATTGTACAGAAACAATTAATTAAGGTAAAGGGGGACTAGACAATCATGACGCTAAGAGTACGCTTCAACTTCTCCCGCATATTACTTTATCTCTTATTTCTTGTAATAACAGCAATTGTACTTTTCCCTGTAGCAATAAACGTATTTACTGCATTCAAAACACCGATGGAAGTTATGACATCATCACCATTGTCTCTACCAGACGAATGGCAACTCTCTAATATAGTAACCGCCTTTGATAAGGGGAATATGTCAGTAGGTTTCAAGAACACGATTATTTTAGTTGTCATAAGTGTTGTAGTGAATACTGTACTTGGATCTATGACTGCTTATGTATTACATAGATTTGATTTCAAATTACGATCTGCTATTTTCGCATTATTTTTTGCTGCTATGGTCGTTCCATTCTATACGACAGAAGTGTCTCGGTTCCAGATCATTAAGAGTCTTGATCTTTATGATACGTTAGGTGCACCATTGCTTATCTATGCAGGTACGGATTTACTTCAAATCTTCATCTTCCTACAATTTATCCAGAAAATATCAACCCAGCTTGATGAAAGTGCAATGATAGATGGGGCTTCATATTTCAAGATATATTTCCGGATCATATTCCCGTTATTGCTTCCTGCATCAGCAACTTTAGCAATAATTAAAGCAGTAGATATTATGAATGATATGTATATTCCTTATTTATATATGCCATCGAAAGACTTGCATACATTATCTACTGCATTGATGACGTTTGTAAGTTCGCGTGGTTCAGATTGGGGGCAATTAGCAGCAGCTATTCTAATCGTTATGTTGCCAACTATTATTATCTACCTGTCTATGCAAAAAGTAATTATGTCTGGTATTGCTGAGGGTGCGGTTAAAGGATAAGTCATTAATCGTACTCAAATTGCTATACATCATAAGCTGGTATTTCGATTCTTAGGAACGGGATATCAGCTATTTTTATCTAAGAGGAGGAAGAAAATGAAGAACAGAACAAGGAAAGGGTTACAAATGTTGCTTATCGGTTCACTACTTATCAGTTTATTTACAGTTGAATTTTCACGACAGGACACGGTAAGTGCAGCAAACACTACGTATTATGTAGATTGTTTTGCAGGAGCAGACAGCAACTCGGGAACGACAACTTCGTCAGCTTGGAAAACGTTAAGTAAAGTAAACGGAACGACATTTTCAGCAGGAGATCAAATTCTACTTAAGTCGGGTTGTGTTTGGACAGGTCAACTACATCCTAAAGGATCAGGAACAACTTCATCGCCTATAATTATTGATCAATATGGTACAGGAAATAAACCAATCATTAACGGTGAAGGTACTGTTGCAAGTACTTTATATTTCTATAACCAACAATATTGGGAGATTAATAATTTAGAAATCACTAATTTTGGATCTTCTGTAGGTAGAAGAAAAGGCGTTCATATAGTAGGTGAAAATGCTGGTACTCTAAACCATATATATCTAAAAGGATTAAAGGTACACAATGTTAATGGTGATGCCAAAAAGGATGATGATGCTACAGGAGGTATAGTAACTGAAGTAATTGGTAGAACGGGTATTGTAACCAAATTTAATGATGTCAGAATTGAGGATAGTACAATTTATGATGTTGGTCGACAAGGCATTGTAACTTGGAGTAGTTGGGCAATAATTGCTGGTGGATATGGTACAAGAGATACAGCTAACTTTGATCAAGCAGCGTTCACTAACTACGTTGTACAAAACAACACGCTTTACAATATTGATGGCGATGGAGTTGTAGCAATTTCAACGAAGGGAGCAAATATTCAATATAATGTTGCCCACAATGTCAATCGTTGGCATTATACAACTACGATTAATCCATCCGTTGCTTTCTGGCCTTGGAACAGTGATAACACGATTATCCAAAACAACGAGGCTTATAATGTTCGCAATACGGTAGATGGTCAAGGTTTTGATTCGGATTATTGGAGTAACAATACGATTATTCAATATAACTATTCTCATGATAATGAAGGTGGATTTCTTCTAATCTGCTCTCCGAATTCAACAATGTATAATAAATGGTCAATTATTCGATATAACATTAGTGAAAATGATGGTACTGCAGGAAATCCTATTATTAATATAATGGGTCCAGGTACAACAGGAACTAGTATTTATAATAATTCGATTTATGTGCCAGCAGGAAATGCATCAAGCAAAGTCATTGCTAATGCAAATTGGGGCGGAAATGCAGGGCAGACTTGGATTGAAAATAACATTTTTTATATTAAGAATGGTACTTCATTAGATGATAAATCGGATTGGAATTATTACAATAATTTATATTATGGAGTATCCAAACCGTCGGAAGATACAGTGGGAATTGTGGCTAACCCACATTTCGTTAATGTAGGTACTGGTGGGATTGGACGAAATACGGTTGATGGCTACAAATTGTTGACAAGCTCACCTGCTCTTTCGGCAGGAAAAGTTATTGTTGGTAATGGTGGCTTAGACTATTATGGCAATACCGTATCAGCTACTGTTGCTCCGAATATTGGTGCTTACAATGGAGTTGGAATTGTTGGCGAGCTTCCAGAGGAAGTAGAACCAGAGGTCGTGTTACCTGTCGCTGGATTCTACTACAAATTAGTAAACCGCAATAGTAGTAAACCAATTGGAGTTCAAGATGGCTCCTCTTCCGAATCAGCACAAATTGAACAATGGAGCGACGGTGGCTGGAGTAGTCAACATTGGTTATTAGTTGATGCAGGTGGGGGCTACTTCAAATTACAAAATAGACAAACGGCCAAATATCTTTCAGTTTCAGGTGCTTCAATAGCTAATGGTGCGGCTATAGTACAACATTCAAGTGGCACCGGTTATGAACAGCAAT includes:
- a CDS encoding ABC transporter substrate-binding protein; this encodes MSKSAIGKGMLVLMLLLVSVFTAACGNNAKNGNTSNNNGKTVNQQEETPANTSKEKVTLKMAMWDSNNDFIDFLTDKVTEFNQVNPNVTVELESFKGDGDYLQAMKVRASADSLPDIYELKPNWLNDFKENLTPINDLAVTKQNQYAATYAIDGNIYALPSVSFPELVYYNKSIFEELNLEVPTTWPQFIEVLQAIKANDKYIPYAMGGKDAWPNYPFNEFLPHSISGDENYLSSTATEDEPFGEGTVFYQGYSQIADLYNADVMGPDPLGTSWDQATDLFVSKQAAVIASGLWFMPTYSSKVGNTDDLGAFPMPYRMTESETLKLMTFTDQFYGINSNTKHPEEAKAFMEWFYSPEVYQTYIDTAQLNSAFEGVEANVPWLQQFYESNPIEPFVYIPGDAEYTRISNAIQLDVKALGQDMMAGKKVSDIATELNGKWKKAKNG
- a CDS encoding sugar ABC transporter permease, which encodes MSYTIQKKIVIFTFLLIPISLLLLFLIYPTIRLFQFSLTDWNGMSKSFNYVGFDNFVQAFQTPEVWKALSNNLLYFIVHVIFIPLEIMIAVYLNQKLRASNFFRTIVFMPYIINGVAVAYIFTYLYNPLNGPLNELLSVVGLESLTQKWLSDTDVVNYSLIAVSLWRFSGFHVILFLAGLQSIPNDLYEAATVDGAGALHKFRHISVPGIILVIDLVLFLNIRGALQVFDIPFLMTQGGPGTASTTFTVYTLETAFKFNNYGLASALAIILMVIIIAMSIVQKQLIKVKGD
- a CDS encoding carbohydrate ABC transporter permease, with translation MTLRVRFNFSRILLYLLFLVITAIVLFPVAINVFTAFKTPMEVMTSSPLSLPDEWQLSNIVTAFDKGNMSVGFKNTIILVVISVVVNTVLGSMTAYVLHRFDFKLRSAIFALFFAAMVVPFYTTEVSRFQIIKSLDLYDTLGAPLLIYAGTDLLQIFIFLQFIQKISTQLDESAMIDGASYFKIYFRIIFPLLLPASATLAIIKAVDIMNDMYIPYLYMPSKDLHTLSTALMTFVSSRGSDWGQLAAAILIVMLPTIIIYLSMQKVIMSGIAEGAVKG
- a CDS encoding RICIN domain-containing protein, with product MKNRTRKGLQMLLIGSLLISLFTVEFSRQDTVSAANTTYYVDCFAGADSNSGTTTSSAWKTLSKVNGTTFSAGDQILLKSGCVWTGQLHPKGSGTTSSPIIIDQYGTGNKPIINGEGTVASTLYFYNQQYWEINNLEITNFGSSVGRRKGVHIVGENAGTLNHIYLKGLKVHNVNGDAKKDDDATGGIVTEVIGRTGIVTKFNDVRIEDSTIYDVGRQGIVTWSSWAIIAGGYGTRDTANFDQAAFTNYVVQNNTLYNIDGDGVVAISTKGANIQYNVAHNVNRWHYTTTINPSVAFWPWNSDNTIIQNNEAYNVRNTVDGQGFDSDYWSNNTIIQYNYSHDNEGGFLLICSPNSTMYNKWSIIRYNISENDGTAGNPIINIMGPGTTGTSIYNNSIYVPAGNASSKVIANANWGGNAGQTWIENNIFYIKNGTSLDDKSDWNYYNNLYYGVSKPSEDTVGIVANPHFVNVGTGGIGRNTVDGYKLLTSSPALSAGKVIVGNGGLDYYGNTVSATVAPNIGAYNGVGIVGELPEEVEPEVVLPVAGFYYKLVNRNSSKPIGVQDGSSSESAQIEQWSDGGWSSQHWLLVDAGGGYFKLQNRQTAKYLSVSGASIANGAAIVQHSSGTGYEQQWSIVKSGTYLQLVNRGSGKVLDISDESTANGADAIQWTDTDGFNQQWQFVKVL